A segment of the Populus nigra chromosome 12, ddPopNigr1.1, whole genome shotgun sequence genome:
GTGTTCAGAAAACTAAGGGCGCTTGCTCTCTGTTTTTAAGAAGTGGCTCATCCAACAAAGAGAAGGAGGAATTTTTAATAacagattatcaatgttatatAATATACTTCctagaaaattttaaacaagtataattttccttgttatttatatttataataatatatataaatgtctTACATTTTAAAACCTGAGAAGCATAAGGAACAGTGGCAGCGAAGATAAAATGGCAACAGGCTCTGTGAAAGCGGTGGCTCTCATCACCGGAGACTCCAATGTTAGAGGGTCTCttcatttcattcaagaacCAAACGGTCTCTCTCACACTTTCTATCTGTGTTTTGTTTAGAAAAGAAAGCATGGTTCTTTTCTTGATTGTATCTGCATGaaacatgatatatgtatgtgtgtgtgtgtacaggGGCAACACTTGTGACAGGGAGGATTACTGGCTTATCTCCGGGCCTTCATGGCTTTCATATTCATGCTCTTGGTGACACCACCAACGGCTGCAATTCCACTGGTACTCTCTCCTTCTGTATAAATGTTTGTGTTGCCACTTGTCATTGGTTGACGTTTACCGTTTCTTAAATTCTATAAGTGGGGTTTTTTGTTGGCTGGCTGCTGTATATATGCACGACTATTTGTAACTATCTTGTTGAATTTGAACTGGGATTTTAAAATTAGAGCAGTAGGTGCTAATTTTTGGATCATGATGATTAACTCTTAAGTGGGTTATCTTCTATTGACTGCAAGATTATGttcttgttgttattgttgGCACTTCTTTTCAAATGtgagttttaatttaaagtcTAGCGACTCCATTTTGATTTTAGGCTCAtaaatttcttatcttttatgtACCTTATGCTTTGGATTGCTGCAGTTTTTGTCCATGGTTGTAAAATCGTCTTATGATCTTACTTAAATGCTAGGACCTCATTTCAATCCATTAAAGAAGGACCATGGAGCTCCAAGTGACAAAGAACGTCATGCTGGAGATTTGGGGAACATCATTGCAGGCTCTGATGGTATGTGCCGTTTCTTAATTTCTATATGAATTTGGCAAGTTGGAGAGCCAGGGACAGATTTTAGCTTCATTTTTTCATGCTGCAGGTGTTGCAGAGGTTTCAATCAAAGACTTGCAGGTATTAACAAATAACTATCGTAAGGGGTTAGATGGTAATCTCTTTTGGTTTAGAATTCTTTCAACGTTCATGCTCTTGATTACCTCATTCCTCTAGATGAACTTGAAAGTTTTTCGATAATTTGATGCTTGGTTTGGTATTGGGTCGAGTTATTTGATCTTGAAAATTTTTGGAATTATCAAATGCCATGAAGCTCTCAATCAAATGGTTTTGTGCCGGGGTGCACAGATGCCCTTGGTTTCTTCAATTCTTTGGTCTCAAAAAAAGTTCGACTCAGTGAATTTTCGCTTCAATTATTGAACGTCTCTCTCTTGGTTTTGCTTCTAGATACCACTGAGTGGGATGCATTCGATATTGGGGAGGGCTGTTGTTGTGCATGCTGATCCTGATGATCTTGGAAAAGGTAAAGGCTTCTAGATTTGGTTTCAATATATTTGTGCCTTGTAAAATTCTTATCCGGTTATGCTTGTATATATGTGCTCAATGTTAGTAAGCAACTTGAGTGCCCTTTAGTTTTTAACCTGATATAGACTAGCTTATATCTCGTGATTCAAACTTGCTTTCACTTCTATATGTTATTTTGTGCGTCATTCTTTGCCTGAGTGATGCGGACCGGgacaataaattataagaattaaaataagaaaaaaaaaagcttttagaTAAAGAAGAAAgctaaagaagagaagaaaggggATTGGAGATATGCAATGTAtgcaatattttaattaatcaacaaaactgtctaacatttagaaaagtaggatatactaaaaccctaactagaatAAGCGATTGGGCTTATGACCCGCTAAATAAAATgtccaataataattaaatcaaacctaacaaataaaaccaaattaataaaactcaattaaaagttcatataaattaaactaaaacataAGCTAAAGCCCAATCTCTCAATGGTTTGAGCTATCCTCCATCGTCAATGATCATATGCGTGCGTAAACAGTGTTTTGGGTTCGGTGTCCCCACCACTGAGTT
Coding sequences within it:
- the LOC133669564 gene encoding superoxide dismutase [Cu-Zn] 2-like isoform X1, yielding MATGSVKAVALITGDSNVRGSLHFIQEPNGATLVTGRITGLSPGLHGFHIHALGDTTNGCNSTGPHFNPLKKDHGAPSDKERHAGDLGNIIAGSDGVAEVSIKDLQIPLSGMHSILGRAVVVHADPDDLGKGGHELSKTTGNAGARVGCGIIGLKSSV
- the LOC133669564 gene encoding superoxide dismutase [Cu-Zn] 2-like isoform X2; the protein is MATGSVKAVALITGDSNVRGSLHFIQEPNGATLVTGRITGLSPGLHGFHIHALGDTTNGCNSTGPHFNPLKKDHGAPSDKERHAGDLGNIIAGSDGVAEVSIKDLQIPLSGMHSILGRAVVVHADPDDLGKGIIGLKSSV